A genome region from Mycolicibacterium litorale includes the following:
- a CDS encoding ABC transporter ATP-binding protein, giving the protein MSAVLEARGLAKSFHGSTVLDHIDLDLAPGSLTAIVGASGCGKTTLLRLIAGFEAPDAGTITIAGRQVASATSAVPPHRRSVGYVAQDGALFPHLTVGQNIAYGLPGSARSAAVRARVADLLETVALGGDFASRRPHQLSGGQQQRVALARALAREPDLMLLDEPFSALDTGLRATTRKAVAGLLARAGVTTLLVTHDQEEALSIADQVAVMRDGRFTQVGTPEQVYRQPANRFTAEFLGDCITLPCTVTANVADSVLGRIPVAAAEDGPATLLLRPEQLVATVVSDSGQLDAVGTVVATEFLGHDVLVTIDPTGDTGPIVLRQHSLDPPPIDAKVRIDVVGGGVVFR; this is encoded by the coding sequence GTGAGCGCCGTACTGGAGGCCCGCGGCCTGGCGAAGAGCTTCCACGGCAGCACGGTGCTCGACCACATCGACCTCGACCTCGCACCGGGCAGCCTCACCGCCATCGTCGGGGCCTCCGGATGCGGCAAGACCACCCTGCTGCGGCTCATCGCCGGATTCGAGGCCCCCGACGCGGGCACGATCACGATCGCCGGCCGACAGGTGGCGAGCGCGACGAGCGCGGTACCGCCGCACCGCCGCAGCGTCGGATACGTCGCCCAGGACGGCGCGCTGTTCCCCCACCTGACCGTGGGACAGAACATCGCCTACGGCCTGCCCGGATCGGCCCGCAGCGCCGCGGTACGCGCACGGGTGGCCGACCTCCTCGAAACCGTCGCGCTGGGCGGTGATTTCGCATCCCGCCGCCCGCACCAGCTCTCCGGTGGGCAGCAGCAGCGCGTCGCACTGGCCCGCGCGCTAGCACGCGAACCCGACCTGATGCTGCTCGACGAACCGTTCAGCGCGCTGGACACCGGGCTGCGGGCCACCACCCGCAAGGCCGTCGCCGGTCTGCTCGCCCGGGCCGGGGTGACCACTCTGCTGGTGACCCATGACCAGGAGGAGGCGTTGTCGATCGCCGATCAGGTGGCGGTCATGCGCGACGGCCGCTTCACCCAGGTCGGTACCCCCGAGCAGGTGTACCGGCAGCCGGCGAACCGATTCACCGCCGAATTCCTCGGTGACTGCATCACGCTGCCGTGCACGGTTACGGCCAACGTCGCCGACAGCGTGCTCGGACGCATCCCGGTCGCCGCCGCCGAGGACGGTCCGGCGACGCTGCTGCTGCGGCCCGAACAGCTTGTCGCGACGGTGGTTTCGGACAGCGGACAACTCGACGCCGTCGGCACCGTCGTGGCCACCGAGTTCCTCGGTCACGACGTGCTGGTGACGATCGACCCCACCGGCGACACGGGACCGATCGTCCTGCGTCAGCACAGTCTCGACCCACCCCCGATCGACGCCAAGGTGCGCATCGACGTCGTGGGCGGCGGAGTGGTCTTCCGGTGA
- a CDS encoding acyl-CoA dehydrogenase family protein, whose product MSPDALVGIDALLSEEERQIRDSVRSLVKRRIAPEIATWYENGELPARELARELGDLGLLGMHLEGYGCAGTSAVAYGLACLELEAGDSGIRSLVSVQGSLAMYAIYAFGSEDQKQQWLPRMAAGTAIGCFGLTEPDHGSDPAGMRTRATRDGDDWILNGAKMWITNGSVADVAVVWARSEDGVRGFAVPTDTPGFSAHTIKSKMSLRASVTSELVLEDVRLPDSARLPGATSLRAPLSCLNEARFGIVFGALGAARDCLETALDYSRSRRQFDRAIAEFQLTQQKLADMTLEYGKGVLLALHLGRRKDAGDIAGHQVSLGKLNSVREALTIARTARTILGASGITSEYPVMRHANNLESVLTYEGTSEMHTLIIGQALTGMSAFR is encoded by the coding sequence ATGTCGCCCGACGCGCTGGTCGGGATCGACGCGCTGCTCAGCGAGGAGGAGCGCCAGATCCGCGACAGCGTGCGCTCGCTCGTCAAGCGCCGGATCGCCCCGGAGATCGCCACCTGGTACGAGAACGGCGAGCTGCCCGCCCGCGAACTGGCCCGCGAGCTCGGCGATCTCGGCCTGCTCGGGATGCATCTCGAGGGCTACGGCTGTGCGGGCACCTCCGCCGTCGCCTACGGCCTGGCCTGCCTCGAGCTGGAGGCCGGCGACTCCGGCATCCGGTCACTGGTCAGCGTGCAGGGCTCGCTGGCGATGTACGCCATCTACGCCTTCGGCAGCGAAGATCAGAAGCAGCAGTGGTTGCCGCGGATGGCGGCAGGCACCGCCATCGGCTGCTTCGGGCTGACCGAACCCGACCACGGGTCAGATCCCGCCGGGATGCGCACCCGCGCCACCCGCGACGGGGACGACTGGATCCTCAACGGCGCGAAGATGTGGATCACCAACGGTTCGGTCGCCGACGTCGCGGTCGTGTGGGCGCGCAGCGAAGACGGTGTGCGCGGCTTCGCCGTCCCCACCGACACCCCCGGGTTCAGCGCACACACCATCAAGTCGAAGATGTCGCTGCGCGCGTCGGTCACCAGTGAACTGGTGCTCGAGGACGTGCGGCTGCCCGACAGCGCAAGGCTGCCCGGCGCCACCAGCCTGCGGGCGCCGCTGAGCTGTCTGAACGAGGCCCGGTTCGGCATCGTGTTCGGCGCACTCGGCGCCGCCCGCGACTGCCTGGAGACCGCGCTGGACTACTCGCGCTCACGGCGGCAGTTCGACCGGGCGATCGCGGAATTCCAGCTCACCCAGCAGAAGCTCGCGGACATGACCCTCGAGTACGGCAAGGGTGTGCTGCTCGCGCTGCACCTGGGCCGGCGCAAGGACGCCGGCGACATCGCCGGGCACCAGGTCAGCCTCGGCAAGCTCAACAGTGTCCGCGAGGCGCTGACGATCGCCCGCACGGCGCGCACCATCCTCGGCGCCAGCGGCATCACCTCGGAGTATCCGGTGATGCGCCACGCCAACAACCTCGAATCGGTGCTCACCTACGAGGGCACCAGCGAGATGCATACTCTGATCATCGGCCAGGCGTTGACGGGAATGTCCGCCTTCCGCTGA
- a CDS encoding CoA transferase — MQPTDPVRPLAGVRIVEISSFVAVPLAGMTLTQLGAEVIRVDPIGGAADYRRWPVTDAGDSIYWAGLNKGKRSVAVDMRSAAGQDLVTRLIADAGVLITNVAGRQWHSYDTLVEHRPDLIHVEVSGRADGGTAVDYTVNAATGFPLVTGPAELATPVNHVLPAWDVSCGLYVALAVTAALRHRDAGGAGARISIPLENVALATAGNLALLTEAMVNGETRPRVGNSLYGTYGQNFVSSDGAAFMVVALTNRHFRDLAEITGTTNAVAALGEALGADLTDEGERYRHRDALTGLFTVWFSSHTADEVARALSGTSVLWERYRSFAEVAASDRVTRNPLFTELDQPRVGRHLAAGLPIAFGGAYPPAVAAPALGDDTAAVLSEWLGISAEEIDRLTRSGSVATGSDA; from the coding sequence ATGCAGCCAACGGATCCGGTCCGGCCGCTCGCCGGTGTGCGCATCGTCGAGATCTCCAGCTTCGTCGCCGTCCCGTTGGCGGGTATGACGCTCACACAGCTGGGGGCCGAGGTCATCCGCGTCGACCCGATCGGCGGGGCGGCCGACTACCGGCGCTGGCCGGTCACCGACGCCGGTGACAGCATCTACTGGGCCGGGCTGAACAAGGGCAAGCGTTCGGTCGCGGTGGACATGCGATCCGCCGCGGGGCAGGACCTGGTGACCCGGCTGATCGCCGACGCCGGGGTGCTCATCACCAACGTTGCGGGGCGGCAATGGCATTCGTACGACACCCTGGTCGAGCACCGGCCCGATCTGATCCACGTCGAGGTGTCCGGCCGCGCCGACGGCGGCACCGCGGTCGACTACACCGTCAACGCCGCAACGGGTTTCCCCCTGGTGACCGGCCCGGCCGAACTCGCCACACCGGTCAACCACGTCTTGCCGGCGTGGGACGTGTCGTGCGGGCTCTACGTGGCACTGGCGGTCACCGCCGCCCTGCGCCACCGCGACGCCGGCGGTGCCGGCGCGCGGATCAGCATCCCCCTGGAGAATGTGGCGCTGGCCACCGCGGGCAACCTGGCGCTGCTCACCGAGGCGATGGTGAACGGTGAAACCCGTCCGCGCGTGGGCAATTCGCTCTACGGCACCTACGGCCAGAACTTCGTCAGCAGCGACGGCGCCGCCTTCATGGTGGTCGCGCTGACCAACCGGCACTTCCGTGACCTCGCCGAGATCACCGGAACCACCAATGCCGTTGCGGCCCTTGGTGAGGCGCTCGGGGCCGACCTGACCGACGAGGGCGAGCGCTACCGGCACCGCGACGCGCTCACCGGGCTGTTCACCGTGTGGTTCAGCAGCCACACCGCCGACGAGGTCGCCCGCGCCCTGTCCGGCACGTCGGTGCTGTGGGAGCGCTACCGCAGCTTCGCCGAGGTGGCCGCGAGCGACCGGGTCACCCGCAACCCGCTGTTCACCGAACTCGACCAGCCGCGCGTCGGCCGCCACCTGGCCGCCGGACTGCCGATCGCATTCGGCGGCGCCTACCCACCCGCCGTCGCCGCCCCGGCCCTCGGAGACGACACCGCGGCGGTGCTCAGCGAGTGGCTCGGCATCTCCGCCGAGGAGATCGACCGGCTCACCCGATCCGGTTCGGTGGCAACGGGATCGGACGCATGA
- a CDS encoding thiamine pyrophosphate-dependent enzyme translates to MRDALAVFDAALGSRHLDLAARWLRAHGRGYYTIGSSGHESNAAVAAALRPTDPALLHYRSGGFFLARAQQVDDGLSTALRDVLLGLVAATEEPISGGRHKVFGRADLNIIPQTSTIASHLPRAVGVAFSTARARKLDVPCRWPDDAVTVCSFGDASVNHSTAVGALNTAMHTAYQGMPMPLLFVCEDNGIGISTRTPRGWVARTYAHREGLEYFAADGSDLVASLETARAAAAWVRAQRRPAFLHLSTVRLMGHAGSDYEPAYRRPDEILADFDRDPVLNTARMLVAEGILSPEEVLERYEATRGQVLDMARDVAELPQLDSADAVLRPLRDTLDEAVAASAAPYPATDAAPMTVAQAINRALGDTLARHPETLVFGEDVARKGGVYGVTRGLQQKCGQARVFDTLLDEQAILGLALGAGVSGLLPIPEIQYLAYFHNAADQIRGEAATLQFFADRQYRNPMVVRVAGYGYQKGFGGHFHNDNSIAAMRDIPGVVIASPARPDDAAAMMQSCVAAAKSAGAVCLYLEPIALYHTKDLHTDGDEQWLAPLSGVTAPIGRARTYGDGADLTILTFGNGLWMSLRVAERLASMHIATRVVDLRWLAPLPVEDMLREALATGRVLIVDETRETGGVGEGVLAALLAHGYTGRVDRVASRDSFIPLGDAALQVLLSEDTIEAAAIKLARTASG, encoded by the coding sequence GTGCGCGACGCGCTCGCGGTGTTCGACGCCGCGCTCGGCAGCCGCCACCTCGACCTGGCCGCCCGGTGGCTGCGGGCCCACGGCCGCGGCTACTACACGATCGGGTCGTCGGGGCACGAGAGCAACGCGGCGGTGGCGGCGGCGCTGCGGCCGACCGACCCGGCCCTGCTGCACTACCGCTCGGGCGGCTTCTTCCTCGCCCGCGCCCAGCAGGTCGACGACGGACTGTCCACAGCGCTGCGCGATGTGCTGCTCGGCCTCGTCGCGGCCACCGAGGAACCGATCTCCGGTGGCAGGCACAAGGTGTTCGGTCGGGCGGACCTCAACATCATCCCGCAGACCAGCACGATCGCCTCCCATCTGCCGCGCGCGGTCGGGGTGGCCTTCTCGACCGCCCGTGCCCGCAAACTCGACGTGCCCTGCCGATGGCCGGACGACGCGGTCACGGTGTGCAGCTTCGGCGACGCCTCGGTCAACCACTCCACCGCGGTCGGGGCGCTCAACACCGCCATGCACACCGCCTACCAGGGCATGCCGATGCCACTGCTGTTCGTCTGCGAGGACAACGGCATCGGGATCTCCACCAGGACCCCCCGCGGGTGGGTTGCGCGCACCTACGCCCACCGTGAAGGCCTCGAGTACTTCGCCGCCGACGGATCCGACCTGGTCGCCAGCTTGGAGACGGCCCGCGCGGCGGCGGCCTGGGTGCGCGCACAGCGCCGCCCCGCCTTCCTGCACCTGTCCACCGTGCGGCTGATGGGCCACGCCGGGTCCGACTACGAACCGGCCTACCGCCGACCGGACGAGATCCTCGCCGACTTCGACCGCGACCCAGTGCTGAACACCGCGAGAATGCTTGTCGCCGAAGGAATCCTGTCGCCCGAGGAGGTGCTGGAGCGCTACGAGGCCACCCGCGGCCAGGTACTCGACATGGCCCGGGACGTCGCCGAGCTGCCCCAGCTCGACAGCGCCGACGCTGTGTTGCGCCCGCTGCGCGACACCCTCGACGAGGCGGTCGCCGCCTCGGCCGCACCGTATCCCGCCACCGACGCCGCACCGATGACGGTGGCGCAGGCCATCAACCGCGCCCTCGGCGACACGCTGGCCCGCCACCCGGAGACGCTGGTCTTCGGCGAGGACGTGGCCCGCAAGGGCGGCGTGTACGGGGTCACCCGCGGCCTGCAGCAGAAGTGCGGTCAGGCGCGGGTGTTCGACACGCTGCTCGACGAGCAGGCCATCCTCGGACTCGCTCTGGGCGCCGGAGTGTCGGGCCTGTTGCCTATCCCGGAGATCCAGTACCTGGCGTACTTCCACAACGCCGCCGACCAGATCCGTGGTGAGGCGGCCACACTGCAGTTCTTCGCCGATCGCCAGTACCGCAACCCGATGGTGGTACGCGTCGCCGGCTACGGATACCAGAAGGGCTTCGGCGGGCACTTCCACAACGACAACTCGATCGCGGCGATGCGCGACATCCCCGGTGTCGTGATCGCGTCCCCGGCACGCCCGGACGACGCCGCGGCGATGATGCAGTCCTGCGTGGCCGCGGCGAAGAGCGCGGGTGCGGTGTGCCTGTACCTGGAGCCGATCGCGCTGTACCACACCAAGGATCTGCACACCGACGGCGACGAGCAGTGGCTCGCGCCGCTGTCGGGTGTGACCGCCCCGATCGGCCGGGCGCGCACCTACGGTGACGGCGCCGACCTGACGATCCTCACCTTCGGCAACGGGCTGTGGATGAGTCTTCGGGTGGCCGAGCGGCTCGCGAGCATGCACATCGCCACCCGCGTCGTCGACCTGCGCTGGCTGGCGCCGCTGCCGGTCGAGGACATGCTGCGCGAAGCCCTCGCCACGGGGCGGGTGCTCATCGTCGACGAGACCCGGGAGACCGGCGGCGTCGGCGAAGGCGTGCTCGCCGCACTGCTCGCCCACGGCTACACCGGCCGGGTCGACCGCGTCGCCAGCCGCGACAGCTTCATCCCGCTCGGCGACGCTGCGCTGCAGGTGCTGCTGAGCGAGGACACCATCGAGGCGGCCGCCATCAAGCTGGCCCGCACGGCGAGCGGCTGA
- a CDS encoding AMP-binding protein, whose translation MTGVLEALRGHGDRIAVLTETEQVSYTGLADRVADAAGRLGDTRRLVLLETRNDLPTLVHYLAALAGGHVVLPVPAGRDHHELAATYDPDVVIGADGLRQRRPGSAHSLHDELALLLSTSGSTGSPKLVRLSRRNLISNATAIAEYLDIRETDRAATTLPMSYCYGLSVIHSHLLRGAALILTELSVVDDDFWTLFRRHRGTSFAGVPYTFDLLDRIGFATMDLPDLRYLTQAGGRLAPERVRRYAELGAARGWQLFVMYGATEATARMAYLPPELAADHPGCIGRPIPGGAFTIEPLDGWPADDAAGELVYRGDNVMMGYAYGSADLSRGNEVDALHTGDIARRRPDGLYEVIGRSSRFVKMYGLRIDLQRIETALRDHGVAALCTDLDERLVVAATAPHRPAEVARLAADAAGIPSSAVRAVVVPELPMLSTGKPDYPAVRAMADPLDDATAQAEDLRTVFADVLHMDRDAIDPDASFIDLGGNSLTYVAMSVRLERALGRLPADWQRLPLRDLQGRTAPRRRWIATLETSVALRAVAIVLIVGSHATLFELWGGAHVLLGIAGYNFGRFCLTPVPRKDRVRHLRSTIAWIAIPAVVWVAVALVVTDDYYLSNLVLANKILGPHDSMTAGRLWFVEVLVWILVALAALCWIPAADRAERRWPFGVAALFLVAGLALRYDVLGLDLGRDAWFTMLAFWFFAAGWAAVKATNPWQRLAVTIAIAVGLYGYFDNPNREALVLAGFLLLIWLPAVRFPARLTVVAGVIAEASLYTYLTHFQVYAVFEGHPALGVAASIAVGVLLTQAVTLVRRRLRERKPSVSSVAVPAPR comes from the coding sequence GTGACCGGGGTGCTGGAAGCCCTGCGCGGACACGGCGACCGGATCGCGGTGCTGACCGAAACCGAGCAGGTGTCCTACACCGGCCTGGCCGACCGGGTGGCGGACGCCGCAGGCCGCCTCGGGGACACCCGTCGCCTGGTCCTGCTCGAAACCCGCAACGACCTCCCCACCCTGGTGCACTATCTCGCTGCGCTCGCCGGTGGCCACGTGGTGCTGCCCGTCCCCGCCGGACGCGACCACCATGAACTCGCCGCCACCTACGATCCCGACGTCGTCATCGGCGCCGATGGGCTTCGCCAACGTCGCCCGGGCAGCGCCCACTCGCTGCACGACGAGCTGGCGCTGTTGTTGTCGACGTCGGGCAGCACCGGTTCGCCGAAACTCGTCCGCCTGTCACGGCGCAACCTGATCAGCAACGCCACCGCGATCGCCGAATACCTGGACATCCGCGAAACCGACCGGGCCGCAACCACTCTGCCGATGTCCTACTGCTACGGCCTGTCGGTCATCCACAGCCACCTGCTGCGCGGCGCCGCGCTCATCCTCACCGAACTCTCCGTGGTCGACGACGACTTCTGGACGCTCTTCCGGCGCCACCGCGGCACCTCCTTCGCCGGTGTCCCCTACACGTTCGACCTGCTGGACCGCATCGGCTTCGCCACCATGGACCTGCCGGACCTGCGTTACCTCACCCAGGCCGGCGGGCGGCTGGCGCCGGAGCGGGTGCGGCGCTACGCCGAACTCGGCGCGGCCCGCGGCTGGCAGCTGTTCGTGATGTACGGCGCCACCGAGGCGACGGCCCGCATGGCCTACCTGCCGCCCGAGCTCGCCGCCGACCACCCCGGCTGCATCGGCCGGCCGATCCCCGGTGGTGCGTTCACGATCGAACCGCTCGACGGCTGGCCGGCCGACGATGCCGCCGGCGAACTCGTCTACCGCGGCGACAACGTGATGATGGGTTACGCGTACGGCTCCGCCGACCTGTCGCGCGGCAACGAGGTGGACGCGCTGCACACCGGCGACATCGCCCGCCGCAGGCCCGACGGCCTCTACGAGGTGATCGGCCGCAGCAGCAGGTTCGTCAAGATGTACGGCCTGCGCATCGACCTGCAGCGGATCGAGACGGCGCTGCGCGACCACGGCGTCGCCGCGCTGTGTACCGACCTCGACGAGCGCCTGGTCGTCGCCGCGACCGCACCCCACCGACCCGCCGAGGTGGCCCGGCTGGCCGCCGACGCCGCCGGCATCCCGTCGAGCGCCGTGCGCGCGGTGGTGGTCCCCGAGCTGCCGATGCTGTCGACCGGCAAGCCGGACTACCCGGCGGTGCGCGCGATGGCCGATCCGCTCGACGACGCCACAGCACAGGCCGAGGACCTGCGAACGGTGTTCGCCGACGTGCTGCACATGGACCGCGACGCCATCGATCCCGACGCCAGCTTCATCGACCTCGGCGGCAACTCACTGACCTACGTGGCGATGTCGGTGCGCTTGGAGCGCGCGCTGGGCCGGCTGCCCGCCGACTGGCAACGGCTGCCGCTGCGTGACCTGCAGGGCCGCACGGCGCCCCGGCGCCGGTGGATCGCGACGCTGGAGACGAGCGTCGCGCTGCGCGCCGTTGCGATCGTGCTGATCGTCGGCTCGCACGCCACGCTGTTCGAACTGTGGGGCGGCGCGCATGTGCTGCTGGGCATCGCCGGGTACAACTTCGGCCGGTTCTGCCTGACGCCGGTCCCGCGCAAGGACCGGGTGCGCCATCTGCGTTCGACCATCGCCTGGATCGCGATCCCCGCGGTGGTGTGGGTGGCCGTCGCGCTGGTGGTGACCGATGACTACTACCTGTCTAACCTGGTGCTGGCCAACAAGATCCTCGGTCCACACGACAGCATGACGGCCGGGCGCCTGTGGTTCGTCGAGGTTCTGGTGTGGATCCTCGTGGCGCTGGCCGCGCTGTGCTGGATACCGGCGGCCGATCGGGCCGAGCGACGGTGGCCGTTCGGGGTGGCGGCGCTGTTCCTGGTGGCGGGGCTGGCGTTGCGTTACGACGTGCTCGGCCTGGATCTCGGCCGCGACGCCTGGTTCACGATGCTGGCGTTCTGGTTCTTCGCGGCCGGGTGGGCGGCGGTGAAGGCCACCAACCCGTGGCAGCGCCTCGCCGTCACGATCGCCATCGCGGTCGGGCTGTACGGGTACTTCGACAACCCCAACCGCGAGGCGCTGGTACTCGCGGGCTTCCTGCTGCTGATCTGGCTGCCCGCCGTCCGCTTCCCCGCCCGGCTGACCGTCGTGGCCGGTGTGATCGCGGAGGCGTCGCTGTACACCTACCTGACGCACTTCCAGGTCTACGCGGTGTTCGAGGGCCACCCCGCGCTCGGCGTCGCCGCGTCGATCGCCGTCGGGGTGCTCCTCACGCAGGCGGTGACGCTGGTGCGTCGTCGGCTGCGTGAGCGCAAGCCGAGCGTCAGCTCGGTCGCGGTTCCCGCTCCGCGATGA
- a CDS encoding acyl-CoA thioesterase produces MSRLLELLDVAAGRSADTFVGAPSGPEGKRAYGGQFAGQSLAAAARTVDADRLPTNMHLQFLRGGEAGDAVDYDVTATYDGRTTAARRVDSRQHGRLLTTATVSFAAPMAGPEHGRHPLPSVAPDALDRTGPPGPAPSVPLDELDIRVADDGTGEEFVRRLWWRATAALPDDPLLHTLIAVYVTDLYMIDPALQVHGHSMRARTHRSGTTDSSVWFHQPVRADAWNLLESSSPAAARGRGVITASLVRTDGVVAATLVQEGLIAEREPRPS; encoded by the coding sequence ATGAGCCGACTACTCGAACTGCTCGACGTCGCGGCGGGGCGAAGTGCGGACACCTTCGTCGGTGCGCCGAGCGGACCGGAGGGCAAGCGGGCGTACGGCGGTCAGTTCGCCGGGCAGAGCCTGGCCGCGGCCGCCCGCACCGTCGACGCCGACCGTCTGCCGACCAACATGCACCTGCAGTTCCTGCGCGGCGGGGAGGCGGGCGACGCGGTCGACTACGACGTGACGGCGACCTACGACGGCCGCACCACCGCGGCGCGCCGGGTGGACTCCCGCCAGCACGGGCGGCTGCTGACGACCGCGACGGTGTCGTTCGCGGCGCCGATGGCCGGCCCCGAACACGGCCGCCACCCGCTGCCCTCTGTCGCTCCTGACGCCCTCGACCGGACCGGGCCGCCCGGGCCCGCACCGTCGGTGCCGCTCGACGAACTCGACATCCGCGTCGCCGACGACGGCACGGGTGAGGAGTTCGTGCGCAGGCTGTGGTGGCGCGCCACGGCCGCGCTGCCCGACGACCCGCTCCTGCACACGCTGATCGCGGTATACGTCACCGACCTCTACATGATCGACCCCGCCCTGCAGGTGCACGGCCATTCGATGCGGGCGCGCACCCACCGCAGCGGCACCACCGATTCGTCGGTGTGGTTTCACCAGCCGGTGCGCGCCGACGCGTGGAACCTGCTCGAGTCGTCCTCGCCGGCGGCCGCCCGGGGGCGCGGCGTCATCACGGCGAGCCTCGTCCGCACCGACGGGGTCGTCGCGGCGACCCTGGTCCAGGAGGGGCTCATCGCGGAGCGGGAACCGCGACCGAGCTGA
- a CDS encoding amidohydrolase family protein has protein sequence MTTLLVEDIGLLIHGDPALAPLRDTTVVIEDGVITGIGTDHPAPDQVLSAGGLTVMPGLVDGHVHPTFGEWTPAQDAIGWIGNYLHGGTTSMVSAGELHIPGLAFDALTPELVLSIAITSKHTTGRMRPSGVKVNAGTVLLVPGMTEEHFDRAHAEGIDQLKFIFYDWNRLGDGEAQRYMQWAHDRGMTVKMHSGGVSRSGSSRVAGSDVVLAVRPDIVGHISGGPIPAPDADIAAIIADLPSAYVEVCSSNNYRATKFVAEQLTEHNQVHRLTLGTDTPGGTGVIPRGMLRNICYLASVCGLDPVAAVAAATGQTARAHGLDTGLLAEGRPADLLVLGPITGSVATDALECFALGDLPGIATVLVDGVALVETRSQQTPPPSRAVTWKHPTAQPARLPAPATRSTGCC, from the coding sequence GTGACGACACTGCTCGTGGAGGACATCGGGCTGCTGATCCACGGCGACCCCGCCCTCGCCCCGCTGCGCGACACCACCGTCGTCATCGAAGACGGGGTGATCACCGGCATCGGAACCGACCACCCCGCCCCGGACCAGGTGCTCTCGGCCGGCGGCCTCACCGTCATGCCGGGCCTGGTCGACGGCCACGTCCATCCGACGTTCGGCGAGTGGACGCCCGCGCAGGACGCGATCGGATGGATCGGCAACTACCTGCACGGCGGCACCACGTCGATGGTCTCCGCCGGAGAACTGCACATCCCGGGCCTGGCGTTCGACGCCCTCACCCCGGAACTCGTGCTGTCGATCGCGATCACGTCCAAGCACACCACCGGCCGGATGCGGCCGTCGGGTGTGAAGGTCAACGCCGGCACGGTGCTGCTCGTCCCCGGCATGACCGAGGAACACTTCGACCGCGCCCACGCCGAGGGCATCGACCAGCTCAAGTTCATCTTCTACGACTGGAACCGGCTGGGCGACGGGGAAGCCCAGCGCTACATGCAATGGGCCCACGACCGCGGCATGACCGTCAAGATGCACTCGGGCGGCGTCTCCCGCTCGGGGTCGAGCCGGGTGGCGGGCAGCGACGTCGTGCTGGCCGTCCGGCCCGACATCGTCGGCCACATCTCCGGCGGGCCCATCCCCGCACCCGACGCCGACATCGCCGCGATCATCGCCGACCTGCCGTCGGCGTACGTGGAGGTGTGCAGTTCGAACAACTACCGCGCCACCAAGTTCGTCGCCGAACAGCTGACGGAGCACAACCAGGTGCACCGCCTCACCCTGGGCACCGACACCCCCGGCGGCACCGGCGTCATCCCGCGCGGCATGCTGCGCAACATCTGCTACCTCGCGTCGGTGTGCGGGCTCGACCCGGTCGCCGCGGTCGCCGCCGCCACCGGCCAGACCGCCCGCGCGCACGGACTGGACACCGGGCTGCTGGCCGAGGGCAGGCCGGCCGACCTTCTCGTGCTCGGGCCGATCACCGGATCGGTCGCCACCGACGCACTCGAATGCTTCGCCCTCGGTGACCTTCCCGGCATCGCCACCGTCCTCGTCGACGGGGTCGCGCTCGTCGAGACCCGCAGCCAGCAGACGCCGCCGCCGAGCCGGGCGGTCACCTGGAAGCACCCCACCGCCCAGCCCGCGCGGCTACCCGCCCCCGCCACCCGCAGCACCGGCTGCTGCTGA